CGCGGTCGAATCGTTCGATACACCGACCTTCGGTTTCGTTCGGGACGATGATCTGTTTTTCCTGGGGGGCAGCCACTGGCATCACGTTGATGCCCAGGGGGTGCCGGACGAGCCCTTGCCCGAGGTGCCGGTGCTGCGCGTGAACATTGCCGATGCCGCCAACCAGATCGTCGGTGAACATATTCTCCAGCAGCTGCGCCAGCAGATGGAGTCCGGCGACAGCGACCAGTAAAGCCGGACGATATTGGCCAGTGCTTGGATCGGCCGTTTACGGGCGCTGCGGGATGCCGAGCAGCCGCTCCCGCATCGGGCGGCCGAAGCCGAGCCTGTCCATCAGGGCGTTGACGGCATCGTGATCGGTGCGCTGGCGCGCCAGTCGGTTGACCTGACTGGCCATCGGTACGTCGGATTTCAGCCCGGTCAGCCGACGGGCCAGGCGCGCGGCCGACTCATGCTGGCGCAGTCGCTGGGCCAGCTTCGAGGCGCCGCGAATGCTTAACCAGGCAATTTCGTCAAGCCGCCGATAGAGGGCGTCGAGGTCTCCGAAGTGCTGCAACAGGGCGGCAGCGGTTTTCGGGCCGACGCCGGGCACGCCGGGGATGTTGTCGATGCTGTCGCCGGTCAGGGCTAGAAAATCAGCCATCTGTTCCGGGCGCACGCCAAACCGGGCCTGTACCCCGGCGCCGTCCAGCCGGCGGCGGGGAAAGTCCCACCAGTGATCACCGTCTCCGATCAGCTGCGTCAAATCCTTGTCGCCGCTGATGACGCAGATGCGGCTGGCCCGGCGGCGGCAGCCTGCGGCCAGGGTGGCGATGAAGTCGTCGGCCTCGTGACGGGCATCGGACCACACCGAGATCCCGAGCGCCCGCGTCAGATCCTGGCACCAGGAAAACTGCTGTTTGAGTGCATCGGGAGCGGGTTCGCGATTGGCCTTGTAGTCGGGGTAGATTTCATTGCGAAAGGAGCGGGTCAGCGATTCATCGAAGGCCACCGCGATGTCGGTGGCACCGGTGCGCTCAAGCAGCTCGCACAGGAAACGGGCGTAGCCGTAGACGGCGTTGGTGGGTCGGCCGGCCGGGTCGGCGAAGGCCGCCGGAAGGGAATGCCAGGCGCGAAAGACATAGACGCTGGCATCGACCAGATAGGTCGGCCGGTCGGGCCTAGCTGCGTGCGCTGTCATCGACGTATTTCCGACAGGCGGACCGGCAAGCCGCTCCCGGAGCGCTGTGCAGCGCCATCAGGCGTGCTGGCCGGTCAGGCGCTTGCGCAGGATGCTGTTGCGCGGGAAGTGGGCCAGCAGAAACTCCATCTGGTCGGCCAGGACCCGCCGTCCCTGCAGGTAGACATATTCGGCATGGGTCGGGGTGAACGGGATGGCAAGCAGCTGCATGCCGGCCTGCTCGGGTGTGCGTGAGCCCTTGTGGTTGTTGCAGCGCTTGCAGGCTGTAACCACGTTCGCCCAGTCATCCTCACCGCCCAGGGCCAGCGGCTGCACATGATCGCGCGACAGCTGGCGATCAGGAAACTGGTCGCCGCAGTAAAGGCACAGGTTTTCGTCACGGCGAAACAGCGCCCGATTGGACAGCGGCGGCGTGTAGCGGTCGTAGAACTGGTGGGCGTTGGGATGGGAGCCGTGTGTGGCAATGATCGCGTTGACCGCAATCTCGGTGCGCTGCCCGCTGCGCGCATTGATGCCGCCGTGCAGGTGATAGAGGATGCTGCCCAGCGCATAGCTGACCTGATCGAGCACGATCAGTCGAACCGCATCCTGATAACCGATCCACTCAAGCGGCATTCCGGTGATGTCGGTTCTGAGTACCTGCTGATCTAGATTCAACATCTGGTGTTCTCCAGACCGCTCAACCCCAATATGTTGGGTGGAACAATTCGAGCTGCGCCCCTATCATCCGGGTTTTGCCGGCAAATGCAACCCCGGCTGTCCGCGCGGCGGCGCCCGATCCGCCGGGTACACGCGTCGAGCGTTCTCCGGGCGGGACAGGCTGCCGGTTGCGGGGTAGTATGGTCGAGTCGTGAACGGATCGGCTGAGCGGGCGCATGCACCGGAGGCCAGGCAACGCGACACACCAGGCGGTGCCGTGATTCATGAAACCCTGTCCGGCTTGTCCAGTCAAAGGCCGGTGTCTGTCGCACCACAAGGATGAGCTTCATGATGCTGAGAATACGCCTGGTGTTGATTGCCGGCCTGCTGGCTTTGGCGCCACCTGTGCTGGCTGCACTGCCGGCGGCGGTCGGCGGCGAGCCGATGCCGTCGCTTGCACCAGTCCTCGAGGACGTGATGCCGGCGGTGGTCAACGTGCATACGCGAACGCGGGTCCAGGTTCGAACCAGCCCGTTTTTCGACGATCCCTTTTTCCGGCGCTTCTTTGATTTCCCGAGTGTGCCGCGCGAGCGAGTGCAGCAAAGCCTGGGCTCGGGTGTCATTGTGGACGCCGACGGCGGCTATATCCTGACCAATAACCACGTTATTGACGGTGCCGACGACATCGCCGTGCGGCTGCACGATGGGCGAGAGCTCTCGGCCGAGTTCGTCGGTGCGGATCGCGATACCGATCTGGCCGTGATCCGGATCGATGCAGGCGACCTGGCCGAGCTGCCGCTGGACGAATCCGGGAAGCTGAGGGTCGGTGACTTCGTGGTTGCGGTCGGCAACCCGTTCGGTCTCGGGCAGACGGTCACCTCGGGCATCGTCTCGGCGCTCGGCCGCAGCGGACTGCGGGGTCTCGAGTACCAGAACTTCATCCAGACCGACGCGTCGATCAATCCGGGCAACTCGGGGGGTGCCCTGATCAACCTGCGCGGCGAGCTGGTCGGGATCAATACCGCCATCTTCACGCCCTCTGGC
This DNA window, taken from Pseudomonadota bacterium, encodes the following:
- a CDS encoding exodeoxyribonuclease IX yields the protein MTAHAARPDRPTYLVDASVYVFRAWHSLPAAFADPAGRPTNAVYGYARFLCELLERTGATDIAVAFDESLTRSFRNEIYPDYKANREPAPDALKQQFSWCQDLTRALGISVWSDARHEADDFIATLAAGCRRRASRICVISGDKDLTQLIGDGDHWWDFPRRRLDGAGVQARFGVRPEQMADFLALTGDSIDNIPGVPGVGPKTAAALLQHFGDLDALYRRLDEIAWLSIRGASKLAQRLRQHESAARLARRLTGLKSDVPMASQVNRLARQRTDHDAVNALMDRLGFGRPMRERLLGIPQRP
- a CDS encoding HNH endonuclease; this encodes MLNLDQQVLRTDITGMPLEWIGYQDAVRLIVLDQVSYALGSILYHLHGGINARSGQRTEIAVNAIIATHGSHPNAHQFYDRYTPPLSNRALFRRDENLCLYCGDQFPDRQLSRDHVQPLALGGEDDWANVVTACKRCNNHKGSRTPEQAGMQLLAIPFTPTHAEYVYLQGRRVLADQMEFLLAHFPRNSILRKRLTGQHA
- a CDS encoding Do family serine endopeptidase, producing the protein MLRIRLVLIAGLLALAPPVLAALPAAVGGEPMPSLAPVLEDVMPAVVNVHTRTRVQVRTSPFFDDPFFRRFFDFPSVPRERVQQSLGSGVIVDADGGYILTNNHVIDGADDIAVRLHDGRELSAEFVGADRDTDLAVIRIDAGDLAELPLDESGKLRVGDFVVAVGNPFGLGQTVTSGIVSALGRSGLRGLEYQNFIQTDASINPGNSGGALINLRGELVGINTAIFTPSGGNVGIGFAIPVSTAEYVMGQLIRYGEVRRGSFGVELQDLDEALREALEVPPNRGVVIAGLAGDSPLAEAGLRVGDVIVEIDQRPVDGVQSLRNIEGLLAVGSQVRVVFVREGRERAVRVPIEEDLDARISGRRLDSRLDGAMLVRIPERSRVRGVLVEDVRRRSSAWEAGLRAGDIVVAVNRQVVRNLGELRRQFPVAVDRELLLEIRRRGVGYLVTFEPAEE